The genomic segment ttcatttcgtatattttgatgatatatttcatcatcattaattGAATAAAGcttgtttattttgttacTATCATGtagattaaaaaaattagatgtttttatatgaacatcattattaatatttttatcacatttttctatttcttcagatgattcattttcttcactTTTTGTATATCCTAGAGGTACATCTTGATCTTCCTCATTTATtagtttcatttttttttttatagaattGTATAATGTTAAATAAGAAATCAAACGATTATAAGACATATTTGGATACACTTGCAACGTTTTTAGAATTCTGGTAGTTATTTCAAATTTTTGTCTGacttttgtaaaaatatggaaatattGAGCTAATGGTTTATCTAGACGatatctattattatttgtagatataacataaatataaggaATAGAATTTGGATATAATACATAATCTATATACCActcttttataataattcttacATTCATACtatttaaatgtttttttattttattatttagaatttttttttttttttttttttcaaaatcttcttgttttattaaaatattattatctttatcttCTTTAATAtctgaaataaatatatcttctCCATTCTTTTccattatatttcttttattatttgatgtTTCTATATGATATTCATTTATACTGTCCAAAAAATTGTTCGAAACCATTTGACTGCTTTGTTCGTCAAATATATCATttctcatattattattacattttatagTTGTATCATCATttgttaaataaatttttttaccCATGAGtttgtcatttttattactagaaataatatttgtgCTTTTATCCTTCCCTTTTGTACCATGTGTGTTGtttgtattaaataaattaatagatGGGTGATTATAATGTTTTAACATATCagtagaatatataaaacgtatattaattattttggaATACATTATTACgaaatcatttttattttcaacatataaatttttttttttttcttcatcaacATTGTTGTATTCTTTACTTAATTTTGATTCTTTCTTCACATcgatattattcttattattttgttccttTTTTTGGTAATCattcatatgtattttattagaCATatcattgtttatatttgtagctatgttatattttatttcattttcgtTGTTTGGAGAATCTTCAATAGTCTTAGGTATATTTGAATGTAATATTGCCTGCTCATTATGAGAGTTATAACAAGTGTTATACTTTTCATTATCTTCTTGATCCTGTTCTTCATCTTTATCTATGATATCTAAGGATACCATACATTTATCGGATTCGtcaaaaaaggaaaagtcATATGCATAAGAAGATACAACTCCATCTGTTTCAACCCATTGAAAATCATAAGTAATAAAATCttctgaaaaaaaaatttgatcaaattttttatatgtcgaatttttattcatgaaatcatatttttcattttttaaagttttatatttcatataatttgaaTCTTGTTCTTTTGATGAAGGAGAAAAATTAATTGGATTATTAAGTGAAAAGACAAAGCTTTTAAAaagtttataattattattatatttatttgtaagtTTCAAAcgtttctttttatttatcttgtctatctttttcattattttttccttttctttatcatttattataattttttctttataatttattgtaattttatctttatttttttcttttttcttttttaatttcaaattttttttttgtcttgtAATTAGCATATCATTTTTGTTATCATATAACATATGTGTGTTGATGggtttatatgtattattatttatattgttcatGTTTCCTATGGTGTATTGATTTTCTACTATGTTATTCGACATTTCttgataattatatgtttctttattatccttgtaataatatatatctttttttgaattattattattattattattattattgttgttgttgttatcaTCTCTATGATCATATACACACTCCTTTTCATTATggtctttatattttatatcctCATTATCTATTTGTTTCTCATTTTGtttgtgttttattttatccttTTCCATAAAATAATTTGATGTATTAGGTACCATAGACGGACAAATGCTAGGAGCCCTAGTAGGCAATTGATAAATATTACCTTTAAAGGACATAGAATTATTACTATCTAagttttttatgttttcataatatgacttatttatatattcatttgttaaatttctttttttatttgtttgtaaTTTAAGATTTTCATCTTCCacattattttctataataCACCTATCTTTATAATCACATCCATTTTGAAGTGAAACTAAttgatcattattatttacataattatatgaaaaataattattattataatcatcataattattatttatgtttatttcggtagatatttcattttgtatCAAGTCTTTCTTTATATCTTCCTCTTgctcatttatattattaatggatatagatttatttaaactcatattactattaattaaatttttattttccttcttCAAcgattttatttcttctttgtACATAACAGGAGAATTATCaacattattgttattattattatgaaaagtATTACAATTTTCTTGATTGTCTtgatctttatatatattattaggaatataattaaaatgtgCTTCACTTTTTAATGATAAATCatcattaaatatttttgtatcaTCAATAAAATCTTctgatgatatattaaaagtattattactttgtatattattactttgtatataattactttgtatattattactttgtaatttattactctgtatattattaacattattgTTAATACATtcattatgtttatttatttttatattattaccttTATTTACAAatccattattattatttattattattttattttctttttttttatatttttcatcccTTTCTTCAATAACATGCCAgctatttttattcataatcTCATCGTCCTTTTCATTTATTGTTTCTTCATTTTGCATTttgttaaaattatattcgaCACACTTTTCTCGTAtccattttttttccatattttatttatatattataagaattatatgaattctaaaaagaaaaacaaatatattaacacacaaacatataaacaaatgaataattatatatatatatatatatatatatatatatatatatatatatatatttatatatttatgtttatgtttatgtttatgcttattttattttattttttttatttaaagaatCTTACAATGTCTAGttagaaaaaatgaaaatcccaaattttgtataaatcatatataatatatatatatatgcataaataaaattatggcgaacaaaacataaaaaaatataaaaaaataaaaaatatgtacacatTCAAAATTTTacagatatatattttttttaaacttgaaacatttttatctttgttcttttgaaaataaaagaacTTAATCTAACGATGCAAAAAAGGTatgtatgtaaatatatatatgtaatatgtatatattatatatatatatatatatatatatatatatatatatatttaatattgatatatattttattctttgcATTATTATACCACTTTCatttaattatgatatacctataatattattcattttaataataagttaaaaaaaatcaaaaaaacttcaatttttttttttcaaaggataagcaaaaataaaaatttacgagaataaaaaaacatacatttaaaaaaaagagaaaaaaaaaaaaaaaaaaaaaaaaaagaaaaaaagcacaactattattaattttagaaatatattaaattatttaatcaATACGAAGATAACAAACATGTAAAAGgacatattcatatatatgcatataataatatatatatatatataatatatatatatatatatatatatatatatatatatatatatatatatatatatttatgtgtgaatataaaaagaaattatttattatattaaccTAAGGTGTTTAAACAGTTACACATtgttgatataaatatataatatataatattatatatatatgttaaattttttttttttaattaataaaaacaggacaatttaatataatgatatatataaaaatagattATCAATTTTATATGGATATTCATGTTAGAtctaatatatgtatatatttatttttattttattttatttttttttttttccatgttcattttaatttatataatgaaatatataagagatgaaaaataaaaaaaaggaaatataaagGGGGGAATATATTCAATTGTACATTCTTATTTTATCCATATCtccttttaattatatatgtatatatttaagtttaataaataaatcgttttttttttgaaacaaatatatttatattatcttatattttttaaaataaaaaaaattatgcaaTAGATATCTAATATAATATCGTAGCAgcttaaagaaaaaaaaaaaaaaaaaaaaaaaaaaggaaataagaactaaaaaaatatggttcgttaaaattatattatatgatatatgataagatattatattaaaaccTTTTAACATTCCATAATCATATGTCAATTTTTTAATGTTGTactttgtaaaaaaaaatatgaaatatgtaATGTTGtgtttttaaatgaaaagaattaaaactttatacatatatataatatatatatatatatatatatatatatatatatatatatatataaaacaaaaaaataaaataaatacataaatttaACAAATATGATTAAAAACAAATGGATATGagtattactatatataaacatcACTTTTGTATacagaaaaatgaaaaaaaaaaaaaaaaattttcaaatataatattgacatatataaataaaaacatattaatatgttaaaaGTATGTGTCTTTTAcagtatgtataaatatacatatattatatatatatatatatatatatatatatttatatatttatatttatatatttatattattttattattttattattttgaaaatttcATGTTAGTTTGGGACTCATTTCTTGTCTTCGCacacttttattttttcgtatatgttcattttccGTCATGACATCATGTATTACAACAGGCGTTTGTTTTCTTGATATGATTATAACAGTGATAAGTACAGATACtacaataaaaattaatatactCATAAGACGAACAAATCGATCTGTAACGGCTTCTTTTGCTATTTCTTTTAATGTTTGTTTAGCACTATATACATTAATATCAACATCCTCGATTTTATCTCTTgctttttgtaatttttcgttttgtatatttaatttatctgCTGCATCTTTAGTAATATTTTCTGATTCATCAACCATCATTTTCATTCTAAAAATAGCATCGTCCGTTTGATCTTGAATAATATCTCCTTTAGTTTCTATATCTTTGGCTGAGACATATCTAACTTTtaacaattttttattttcttttgcttgtttatcttcttcatatattagtttactttttttaaaatcaaattgaatatttaaattctctaatattatcattttattttttatttttgaaatattttctatttgTTCCTCTTCACTTAAATTCCTTATCTCAATAAAATATGCATCCTTGGCTGTTTTTATTCtttcatttataaaatgaatatcgttacaatatttttccgtcttttcattttttacctcttctttttctaattcttgtaatattcttttaaaatcttctaacaaattattaatttcttcagaataaaaatatatatcactcattctttttaataaatatacacacacaaaaaaaaaaaaaaaaaaaaaaaaaaaaaaaattcaatttgtttttataacctatttattattttcttcctatataatcataatattacatatatatatgtatatatatatatatatatacatatatttatatatgtatgatttgttatattctttatatgttatttttatttataaagaaTGTATTAAAAGGAAGAtgggttatatatatattatataaattttatatttttaacaatAATTCGGGAAAAaaggacaaaaaaaaaaaaacatatatataattatatatatatatatatatatatatatatatatacataaaattttaaaaatggatATATGTTTTTACAAATCAACCATACATTCTCAAaagaatttaataattatatgcttatataaataaatgaaaaataatataattatttaaaaatatataaaataatatacatatttattatatatattatttatatataataaaaactatatacttttttttattaactttcaattttttcttcttttttttaaatataaattcttttccatttatttttgtaaacaaaaaaggaagaattttatataaataaatcaacgcttttttttttttttcagttttttttttttttttttttttttctgcacttgaaaaaataagtagaaaataaaataataaataaataaaatattatatatatatatatatataatatataacaaaataaattttagtTTAggggaaaaagaaaatgcaTTTCTTCTAattctattattttttaatattatagcctgattataaattaaaaaattaattttttttttgttactaGGACTTATATaggagaaaataaaaattcgaAGAATTTCTTTTTAAGCTGGaactatttataaaaaatttataattcttttgaaatattaaataaaataacatatatgaatttcttaaaatttttgagaatgtattaataattttaaatgtagaatttaaaaaaaaaaaaaaaatataatataatataaatagaatATTAAAGGAGTGATATAAAATaggaatatatttaaattcttACTTTTTttcaagaaataaaaattgtatattatataaataaataaataaataaataaatatatatatatatatatatatatatatatatatatatatgtatttatagcGTCATGTTGTTTTAGGGCCTTCTAAGTTTTATTGTGTTATTATATACTTCTATATATCAGGTccccttatatatattttataaaacatcTACGAattattgttcatatatacatacatatacatatatatatatatatataaatatcatgAGCAGCgttataaattatgaaaaatttgaaaaaatagaCATAAGTTCAtcagatgatgataataagaaaaagttAAATCCACACTTAACAAAATTAGATAACAAGGACAAAGTGGTTATAGGTCCTAATGGGTTaacaattttaaaaaataataatgatgaaaaaataaaacacgataaatataataacacgtcaaaaaatgtagaagaaataaaagataagaacgatgaatataaaaccatatataatgaaacaaataatgaaatacttaataataaaaatgataatatacatgttcaaaatatgaataattatgttgccgatgataaaaaatataaagatatgtTTATTAATGGAGCTGTGGTTCCATATGAGTATATCTGGAATCAAtcaatacattatattaacgcttttatatgtttaccTTTAAATTGTAAAGCTAAAAATTTAATTGTagatataaaagaagataaattaattgtaaaaataaaaaattacaaatgtggtatcatttataataataataataataataataaaacgaATCAACATAACACGCAAAGCAATTCATTTCATGATAATGTTGAAATTTTAGTTGATAAAAAGTTTCCTTTCAAAATTAATACAGACGAAGACACACAAATATgggaaattaaaaatatgcaaATTAATTGGTATACACTTTTTAATCTTtctaatgaaataaataatcaaaatgtaCATTACTTATTTGAagattataatatgttaGACAAACAAGAaacctttttatatatttctgtaaagaaaataaatgaaattgaaaatgcatatatatgGTGGTCAAccttatttaaaaatgaacatccaataaaaattgaaaatcTTCCTTCTAGAAGCTCAACGAATAaagcaaaaaaaacaatgaaTTCTTTTAAGACTGCTTGGGATGAGGCACATGaaatttttaagaaaaatatatctatgaAACAATTACCATTCCGTATAGAttcatcataatattataaataaaaaaataaaatataaaataaaataaaatgaaatgaaataaaatgaaataaaatgaaatgaaataaaataaaataaaataaaatgaaataaaatgaaatgaaataaaaattttaacatatatatatatatatatttatttatttttttattttttttttttgttccattttaatattattattttgttgttaggaaaatatttttcctcttttaattttctttttttgtaatatttctatttaatttttagagacattaaacaaattattattttttttttttttttgaagttcaaataaaattatataaattgaaGATtgcaacaacaaaaaaaaaaaaaaaaaaaaaaaaaataggagaaacatatatttattatttcatatattatatatatatatatattatatatatataaagttctttatatatttatatctaaataaagatatatagaGTCTCTTAAGAGCATCCAATAAGAATCGGTAATggtacataatattattttttcaatagCATTAAAATTATctctttttttcataaattcatatattccTTCTAAACATGAGATAACAACATCATGTTTCTTAAATAAACTAATACCACTACCAAGTAAAGGAAatacaatatttttaaaattattatcttttgctgttagtaatatattttcataacaATTTTTTAACTTTTGAGTTTGATTATAATATGGTTCAACAACATGTATAATGTGTTTATATGAACTATTATAACcttttgttaatataataCTTTTTCCTTTATTCTGTTCTTTTGCATTCTTCATATCGTTCAATAATTCGTCTCCACaggtttttaaaaaattaccTGAACAATCATAACCATTCCCTTCCTTCATTAATTCAAAAACTTTGTTTGTTCCATTAACAACAGCATCACCTTTTAAATATGACAgatctttaatatataataaaaaaaaaaaaaaaaaaaaaaaacatatatatatatatatatatatatatatatatatatatatatatatatatttatttatttatatgtataaatgtctgtaatatatgtatgtatttatttatttatttattttttttttatttattttattttttttttttttttatttttttttttttgtatataccTCCAAAGTGAAGaactattttatttaaaatattaaactggttttcattttttttaaaaacaggAAGATAATTAACGTcgattattttattaacattttttatagttGGATGACTTTCTAAAACATCATGATGCTTCTCATGCAATAATAATTCTATATCTTCTATACTATGCTTTTcatgattttttattttattttttgttatcaaTTTtccaatatttatttttttacttgTTTTATAATTACGTATAACAATTTTACTTAATGTAATATGGAATGTATcatgtttaaaaaatttattaaaaagcatttttcatttcttatatattactatttatataaa from the Plasmodium falciparum 3D7 genome assembly, chromosome: 14 genome contains:
- a CDS encoding SNARE protein, putative, whose product is MSDIYFYSEEINNLLEDFKRILQELEKEEVKNEKTEKYCNDIHFINERIKTAKDAYFIEIRNLSEEEQIENISKIKNKMIILENLNIQFDFKKSKLIYEEDKQAKENKKLLKVRYVSAKDIETKGDIIQDQTDDAIFRMKMMVDESENITKDAADKLNIQNEKLQKARDKIEDVDINVYSAKQTLKEIAKEAVTDRFVRLMSILIFIVVSVLITVIIISRKQTPVVIHDVMTENEHIRKNKSVRRQEMSPKLT
- a CDS encoding HSP20-like chaperone, putative; protein product: MSSVINYEKFEKIDISSSDDDNKKKLNPHLTKLDNKDKVVIGPNGLTILKNNNDEKIKHDKYNNTSKNVEEIKDKNDEYKTIYNETNNEILNNKNDNIHVQNMNNYVADDKKYKDMFINGAVVPYEYIWNQSIHYINAFICLPLNCKAKNLIVDIKEDKLIVKIKNYKCGIIYNNNNNNNKTNQHNTQSNSFHDNVEILVDKKFPFKINTDEDTQIWEIKNMQINWYTLFNLSNEINNQNVHYLFEDYNMLDKQETFLYISVKKINEIENAYIWWSTLFKNEHPIKIENLPSRSSTNKAKKTMNSFKTAWDEAHEIFKKNISMKQLPFRIDSS
- a CDS encoding Appr-1-p processing domain protein; its protein translation is MLFNKFFKHDTFHITLSKIVIRNYKTSKKINIGKLITKNKIKNHEKHSIEDIELLLHEKHHDVLESHPTIKNVNKIIDVNYLPVFKKNENQFNILNKIVLHFGDLSYLKGDAVVNGTNKVFELMKEGNGYDCSGNFLKTCGDELLNDMKNAKEQNKGKSIILTKGYNSSYKHIIHVVEPYYNQTQKLKNCYENILLTAKDNNFKNIVFPLLGSGISLFKKHDVVISCLEGIYEFMKKRDNFNAIEKIILCTITDSYWMLLRDSIYLYLDINI